In the Streptomyces sp. cg36 genome, one interval contains:
- a CDS encoding ABC transporter ATP-binding protein yields MAIAVAEAADRTTEEYAARIGHVSKSFASPAGPQLVLDDITLDVAPGEFVTLLGASGCGKSTLLNLVAGLDRPTAGTIETPGGRPALMFQEHALFPWLTAGKNIELALRLRGVPKNERRTRAEELLELVRLTGAYGKRVHELSGGMRQRVAMARAIAQDSQLLLMDEPFAALDAITRDVLHDELTRIWSETNLSVLFVTHNVREAVRLAQRVVLLSSRPGRVAHEWTVDIPQPRRIEDSAVAELSVEITEQLRGEIRRHGQH; encoded by the coding sequence ATGGCCATCGCAGTCGCCGAGGCCGCGGACCGCACGACGGAGGAGTACGCCGCCCGCATCGGGCACGTGTCGAAGTCGTTCGCGAGCCCCGCCGGCCCCCAGCTCGTGCTCGACGACATCACCCTCGATGTCGCGCCGGGCGAGTTCGTCACGCTCCTGGGAGCGTCCGGGTGCGGCAAGTCGACGCTGCTGAACCTGGTGGCGGGGCTGGACCGGCCGACCGCCGGGACGATCGAGACGCCCGGCGGGCGGCCCGCCCTGATGTTCCAGGAGCACGCGCTGTTCCCGTGGCTGACCGCGGGCAAGAACATCGAACTCGCGCTGCGGCTGCGCGGCGTGCCGAAGAACGAGCGCCGCACCCGCGCCGAGGAGCTCCTCGAACTGGTCCGGCTGACCGGCGCGTACGGCAAGCGGGTGCACGAGCTGTCCGGCGGCATGCGCCAGCGCGTGGCGATGGCCCGGGCGATCGCCCAGGACAGCCAACTGCTCCTGATGGACGAGCCGTTCGCGGCGCTCGACGCCATCACCCGTGACGTACTGCACGACGAGCTGACGCGGATCTGGAGCGAGACGAACCTGTCGGTCCTGTTCGTCACGCACAACGTGCGCGAGGCGGTCCGGCTCGCCCAGCGCGTGGTGCTGCTGTCGTCCCGGCCCGGCCGGGTGGCGCACGAGTGGACCGTGGACATTCCGCAGCCGCGCCGCATCGAGGACTCCGCCGTCGCGGAGCTCTCCGTAGAGATCACCGAACAACTGCGTGGGGAGATCCGCCGACATGGCCAGCACTGA
- a CDS encoding sirohydrochlorin chelatase encodes MSGPVLLVVAHGSRDPRHAETVHALVRRVRSLEPGLRVETGFLDFNAPAVPGVLERLAFEGVRDVVALPLLLTRAFHAKADIPAVLAQAPPRLRVRRAAVLGPSPLLLAAVGRRLREAGLTDADRSTTGLVLASAGSTDPEAIAAIADMARELRHTGWCAVRPAFASAALPRTEDAVRELRASGVRRVAVAPYVVAPGFLPDRIARGAADADVLADVLGPSPELARLLLQRYGQARAGAGGPAALSA; translated from the coding sequence GTGTCCGGTCCCGTCCTCCTCGTCGTCGCCCACGGCAGCCGCGATCCGCGGCACGCGGAGACCGTGCACGCCCTGGTGCGGCGCGTGCGGTCGCTGGAGCCGGGGCTGCGGGTGGAGACCGGGTTCCTGGACTTCAACGCCCCGGCCGTGCCGGGGGTCCTGGAGCGCCTCGCCTTCGAGGGCGTACGGGACGTGGTGGCGCTGCCGCTGCTGCTCACCCGGGCCTTCCACGCCAAGGCGGACATCCCCGCCGTCCTCGCCCAGGCGCCGCCCCGGCTGCGCGTCCGCCGGGCCGCCGTGCTCGGCCCGTCGCCGCTGCTGCTGGCGGCGGTCGGACGGCGGCTGCGGGAGGCCGGGCTGACGGACGCCGACAGGAGCACGACCGGGCTCGTCCTGGCCTCGGCGGGCTCCACCGACCCGGAGGCGATCGCAGCGATCGCAGACATGGCGCGGGAGCTGCGGCACACCGGTTGGTGCGCCGTGCGGCCTGCGTTCGCCTCCGCCGCTCTGCCCCGTACCGAGGACGCGGTACGGGAGCTGCGCGCGTCCGGGGTGCGGCGGGTGGCCGTCGCCCCGTACGTCGTCGCCCCCGGCTTCCTGCCGGACCGGATCGCGCGCGGCGCCGCCGACGCCGATGTGCTGGCCGACGTCCTCGGCCCGTCCCCCGAGCTGGCCCGGCTGCTGCTCCAGCGGTACGGGCAGGCCCGCGCGGGGGCCGGCGGCCCGGCCGCGCTCAGCGCCTGA
- a CDS encoding ABC transporter permease: protein MASTETGTVEDAHDDRHRDGNTAAGKGGDGRHDLAGLEAGLDALDAVQSHRTPVREVLVKKVLPPLTAVALVLVVWQGLVWAKVADDTKLPPPPSVWSGLKELWLQGTLLDIVWTSVSRGMLGFLLALAIGTPLGLVVARVKFIRAAIGPILSGLQSLPSVAWVPPAVIWLGLNNSMMYAVILLGAVPSIANGLVSGVDQIPPLYLRAGRTLGATGLRGTWHVVMPAALPGYLAGLKQGWAFSWRSLMAAEIIASSPDLGLGLGQLLENGRNNSDMPGVFLAIFLILIVGIAIDLLIFSPLERHVLRSRGLLVKG from the coding sequence ATGGCCAGCACTGAGACCGGCACGGTCGAGGACGCCCACGACGACCGGCACCGGGACGGGAACACCGCCGCCGGCAAGGGCGGTGACGGCCGCCACGACCTGGCGGGCCTGGAGGCGGGGCTCGACGCGCTGGACGCCGTCCAGTCCCACCGCACCCCCGTGCGCGAGGTGCTGGTCAAGAAGGTCCTGCCGCCGCTGACCGCCGTGGCGCTGGTCCTGGTGGTGTGGCAGGGGCTGGTGTGGGCGAAGGTCGCCGACGACACCAAGCTGCCCCCGCCGCCGTCGGTGTGGTCGGGCCTGAAGGAGCTGTGGCTCCAGGGCACCCTGCTCGACATCGTCTGGACCAGCGTCTCGCGCGGCATGCTCGGCTTCCTGCTGGCGCTCGCGATAGGCACCCCGCTGGGTCTGGTGGTGGCCCGGGTGAAGTTCATCCGCGCGGCGATCGGCCCGATCCTGTCCGGCCTGCAGTCGCTGCCGTCGGTGGCCTGGGTGCCGCCCGCGGTGATCTGGCTCGGGCTGAACAACTCGATGATGTACGCGGTGATCCTGCTCGGCGCGGTGCCCTCGATCGCCAACGGCCTGGTCTCCGGCGTCGACCAGATCCCGCCGCTGTATCTGCGCGCGGGCCGGACGCTCGGCGCGACGGGGCTCCGCGGCACCTGGCACGTCGTGATGCCGGCCGCCCTGCCGGGCTATCTGGCGGGCCTCAAGCAGGGCTGGGCGTTCTCGTGGCGTTCGCTGATGGCCGCCGAGATCATCGCGTCCTCGCCCGATCTCGGCCTGGGGCTCGGCCAGTTGCTGGAGAACGGCCGCAACAACTCCGACATGCCGGGCGTCTTCCTCGCCATCTTCCTCATCCTGATCGTCGGCATCGCCATCGATCTGCTGATCTTCAGCCCGCTGGAGCGCCATGTGCTGCGCAGCCGCGGTCTCCTCGTGAAGGGCTGA
- a CDS encoding phosphoadenylyl-sulfate reductase → MTTLQAHSADELRALAETAGRELEEAEPLDILRWAADTFGKRFCVTSSMEDAVVAHLASRALPGVDVVFLDTGYHFPETIGTRDAVAAVMDVNVITLTPRQSVAEQDAEYGPRLHDRDPDLCCALRKVAPLREGLAQYDAWATGLRRDESPTRANTPVVGWDEKRRKVKVSPIARWTQTDVDAYVAEHGVITNLLLMDGYPSIGCAPCTRRVAEGEDARAGRWAGRNKTECGLHS, encoded by the coding sequence ATGACGACCCTTCAGGCGCACTCGGCCGACGAGCTCAGGGCACTGGCCGAGACGGCCGGGCGCGAGCTCGAAGAGGCCGAACCACTGGACATACTCCGCTGGGCGGCCGACACCTTCGGCAAGCGGTTCTGCGTGACCTCCTCGATGGAGGACGCGGTGGTCGCCCACCTCGCCTCGCGCGCGCTGCCCGGCGTGGACGTGGTGTTCCTGGACACCGGCTACCACTTCCCCGAGACCATCGGCACCCGGGACGCGGTGGCTGCGGTGATGGACGTCAACGTCATCACCCTCACCCCGCGCCAGAGCGTGGCCGAGCAGGACGCCGAGTACGGCCCCCGGCTGCACGACCGCGACCCGGACCTGTGCTGCGCGCTGCGCAAGGTCGCGCCGCTGCGCGAGGGCCTGGCCCAGTACGACGCGTGGGCGACCGGCCTGCGCCGCGACGAGTCCCCGACCCGGGCGAACACCCCGGTGGTCGGCTGGGACGAGAAGCGGCGCAAGGTCAAGGTGTCCCCGATCGCCCGCTGGACGCAGACGGACGTGGACGCGTACGTCGCGGAGCACGGCGTGATCACCAATCTGCTGCTCATGGACGGCTATCCGTCCATCGGCTGCGCGCCCTGTACCCGCCGTGTCGCCGAGGGCGAGGACGCGCGGGCCGGGCGCTGGGCCGGGCGCAACAAGACCGAATGCGGGCTGCACAGCTGA
- the cysC gene encoding adenylyl-sulfate kinase, whose product MRAAQLMTNTQENQVSGATAGATVWLTGLPSAGKTTIACELAGRLRGGGRRVEVLDGDEVREFLSAGLGFSREDRFVNVQRIGFVAELLASHGVLVLVPVIAPFADSREAVRARHREAGTAFVEVHVATPVEVCAVRDVKGLYARQAAGELAGLTGVDDPYEVPLAPDLRIESHLQSVGESAAAVHGVLSERGLA is encoded by the coding sequence ATGCGGGCTGCACAGCTGATGACCAACACCCAGGAGAACCAAGTGAGCGGGGCCACCGCTGGTGCCACTGTGTGGCTGACCGGGCTGCCGAGTGCGGGTAAGACGACGATTGCGTGTGAGTTGGCGGGTCGGTTGCGGGGTGGGGGGCGTCGTGTGGAGGTGCTTGATGGGGATGAGGTGCGTGAGTTTTTGTCGGCGGGGCTGGGGTTCAGCCGTGAGGACCGGTTTGTGAATGTGCAGCGGATCGGTTTTGTGGCGGAGTTGCTGGCTTCGCATGGGGTGCTGGTGCTGGTGCCGGTGATCGCGCCGTTCGCGGACAGCCGGGAGGCGGTGCGCGCGCGGCATCGGGAGGCGGGGACGGCGTTTGTGGAGGTGCATGTCGCGACTCCGGTGGAGGTGTGTGCGGTACGTGATGTGAAGGGGTTGTATGCGCGGCAGGCGGCGGGGGAGCTCGCCGGTCTGACGGGGGTGGATGACCCGTATGAGGTGCCCCTGGCGCCGGATCTGCGGATCGAGTCGCATCTGCAGAGTGTGGGGGAGTCCGCTGCCGCGGTGCATGGCGTGCTGAGTGAGAGGGGTCTGGCATGA
- a CDS encoding DUF5937 family protein: MIEFRFGVGDLASTSFAYSPLQETVFSLWAWWDDARFGHQRPWLRRLRPLYESQDTELFQALVAPHGFIPDFLTPRPRRVRPSFAEQSAQLRATPVELIAPDFRRTFGPGAPLPPVVEQGLADPAALLERIADAFERYWQECLAPDWWPRARAVLEADLAHQSRVLAERGAAGLFADLDKRLTWRPGVLRLRHPTADRWPTADVQVAGRGMLLMPTTFARGAMTSVDTTLPPVLNYPAHGRGTLGETAPPVTDRALVRLLGAARARLLALLAEPATTTELARRLGVTPGAVSQHLSVLYDAGLLSRARRGRGVEYARTGLAEQLFRR; encoded by the coding sequence GTGATCGAGTTCAGGTTCGGCGTGGGCGATCTCGCCAGCACGTCGTTCGCGTACTCACCGTTGCAGGAGACGGTGTTCTCGCTGTGGGCCTGGTGGGACGACGCCCGCTTCGGCCATCAGCGGCCCTGGCTGCGGCGGCTGCGACCGCTCTACGAGAGCCAGGACACCGAGCTCTTCCAAGCCCTGGTCGCCCCGCACGGCTTCATCCCCGACTTCCTCACCCCGCGGCCCCGGCGGGTGCGGCCCTCGTTCGCCGAGCAGTCGGCGCAACTGCGGGCCACACCGGTCGAGTTGATCGCCCCCGACTTCCGGCGCACCTTCGGCCCGGGAGCGCCGCTGCCGCCGGTCGTGGAGCAGGGCCTCGCGGATCCGGCCGCCCTGCTGGAGCGCATCGCCGACGCCTTCGAGCGGTACTGGCAGGAGTGCCTGGCCCCCGACTGGTGGCCCCGCGCCCGCGCGGTCCTGGAGGCCGACCTCGCCCACCAGTCGCGGGTGCTGGCCGAGCGCGGCGCCGCCGGGCTCTTCGCCGACCTCGACAAACGGCTCACCTGGCGGCCCGGGGTGCTGCGGCTGCGCCACCCCACCGCCGACCGCTGGCCCACCGCCGACGTCCAGGTGGCGGGCCGGGGCATGCTGCTGATGCCCACCACGTTCGCGCGCGGCGCCATGACCAGCGTCGACACCACCTTGCCGCCGGTCCTCAACTACCCGGCGCACGGCCGGGGCACGCTCGGCGAGACCGCGCCGCCGGTCACCGACCGCGCCCTGGTCCGGCTCCTCGGGGCCGCCCGGGCACGGCTGCTCGCGCTGCTGGCCGAGCCCGCCACCACCACCGAGCTGGCCCGCCGCCTGGGCGTCACGCCGGGCGCGGTCAGCCAGCACCTGTCGGTCCTCTACGACGCGGGCCTGCTCTCGCGGGCCCGGCGGGGACGCGGCGTCGAGTACGCGCGGACCGGCCTGGCCGAGCAGCTCTTCAGGCGCTGA